The genomic stretch TACTTGAAAGTGACTATCTGCAGTATTATTCCAAAGTCGCAACCAAACCGTATTTCAAATGAAGCAAAAACGATGTAGAAGAGTGGACAAGATGGAATGGATTTGTACTCCCACACAAACCTGATAACAGTAGTAAAGAACGAAACTGGAAGTGGCCACAAAATGCCAAATATGCGCAGTTGAGGTTTGGCACTTGCTATGGCGACGGAAACGACCAAGGAATCACTTATTTTGCTCTTCCTCAAGTGCTGCAGACTGATCTCTAGCCATGAAATAATAGACTTATGCCatgtaatttgtgttttttaaACAAACTATACCAGAAAGAAATAGTTGTTATAGCGTTGCCATGGCAAGACTTTTGTACTAATTTAAGTTAAAAGACTTTCACTTTGATTCCTAGTCGCTTAGAGTGCACGGAACGTGGTAAAGTTTTCAAACCAAAACAAATATAGAATTGTGTAATCATACAACTTTGCTGTCAAagtaatttgtaatttgttaGATTAGTTGAAGTTAGTTAGCTGAACTTGTAGATATATAGGAAGTATTCAAAACTTTGTCGACGAACTttagtctatctgtcttctcTCTTACACAAAGCAAACTACTTGTTAGAACGTACGTGCctatagagatagtgcgtttgacgtcacaatcacgtgatatccCGGAAGTCGCCATCTTAGGGGGCAAGCGTATTAGCATGGCTAGAGTTGCTGTGTTTTCGGCTGCCACGATCGTAGAATTCAGGGGAGCAACATACGTTTTTAGTCTATACGGCTATACTAACCAGTCAGGGACCAGAAACGCGTCATTTGAGCAACAGACGACGGGCAGCGTGGATCTCCAGCCTagacagaaaggactggaagccgtcgcagcattcgcgtgtttgctctgagtactttctgtctggtagaactgtcatttctagtatgttctATAATAAAGAGTAATCTGTGCTACTCTGAACAATTCTAGGAAAGCTATCGTTTGTGTATATATGACTCAACTAACCCTGACTGGGTActgtaccatctgcaaggatgggttatgttgctacgagcacttccagtagagaaagatttgttcgtctcaagaGAAGGTCTAGTACACCTAACAGCATACAATCGTAAACAACATCATGTTACTCCAATTCATGTCGGGAATGACTTCTGGCTCCTCCGTCCACAGTTGAGCCTCCGTTCTACCTGTTTTTAGGCCCGCAGGTACACCTTTCTCCTCGTATCGCTTCTGCGATTCAACTGAGAGACTTTAGACTTCTGTTCCATAAtctctattctaagaattagctttatcgcactcgaccatcagactaagaaatcacggcaaactcgcgaattcaccgataaaatttggtttaaatctttcgcaattagtatactgtcgccgtactatctaacacacagtcgaaagtccttgaaatgttgtacaagccgCCGTCGCAAAGAGAGATACCTGCGGAGGACAGAAGCTTGCCccctaaaatggcggcaaatacgggtactacagGGAACGCCTACTCCCGCCCCCgcacgcactatctctattgGACTCTGCATGTCAATGTTGTCGCACAGATTGAGAGCCGATTACAGTTGGTAACAACGTGACCTGCATGAGTCATTATCTGCTGTCGTGGCGTCATTGGTCAAGCCTCTTCCGCGTTACTTTTCGGAATTCAAGTGCTAGATGAGTGAATTTCACAACTGCGAACAACAGCACGCGACAAACATGTGGCACAGCAAATCCTACCAAAACACACGGATGCCCAAAGCATTGCCACGCTTCTCAATACACAGTAGAGATGCGAGACATGCTTGTAGGAAGCAGCAAAACGTAGCAAAGAGGCGTATCTCGGGCGTACTCggacgtcacgtgacaaccaTTTTAGTCTCGCATTGCAGGCGCCTTGAACTTTGACAGTGttctatgtctgtctgaaAAGGAGAGAAGACAAATCGATTGTTTAAATAAAAGAGCTAGGTAAATACGAGGTCTAGACGATTCATTTATTTTTACTCCCGCAGCGGTGTAGAGTGGACATTCTCTAGTTGTTCCAGTTTGACAATGAAGACGCTTTGCTCTGCTGTCGTTCTTTTGTTCCTTCATCAGGTATACAATAGACATTTGTAATGGCTCACTTTGGTAGTCTTCATTGTATATACTGACTAAAATGTTGTGCTCAGGTTTACTTCGCATCGGCTATTGCGATGCAAATGGGCCACACGTCTAGTTGGATGCATTTTGGTACTGGACACGAGGAGGTTTTCATAGACGGGCAAATGCGTCTAGCTGCTGTATGTAACGACAGTCACGAGACACAAAGTAAGAAGAATGTCTTAGGATGCAGTCGGCGACAAGTAGCTGTCAGTCGTTTTAGTCTTGAAATTCTAATAGATGGTGAGTGTTGCTCGATATCTGACTACATTCCGATTAATCCAACAAAGGGTTATAAATTCAGCATATACATCAAATCGACGGTAAAGAAACGTATTTGCATGGTACAATGTGTACTTAAAGTTACATCTGTTTTCAGCAGCATGATATCCTAACATGACGTGTCTACAGTAGAACACACCCAATGAACGATTGGCTTGAAACTGATTGACGTTTTAAAAATTTACCAATTTATTAGTATAAACTTGATCAGCATCCATTTAGTTCTTGCAATGACGTATAACACCTATTTCAATTAATCCAGATGGTTAAATAACAACGTACACTTGGTGTGTTACGGAGTAGTTATTGTATCCATTTACGTTGTGTCCTAAGCATGTTGTATACTGTGCTTGCTTATGTCGGTATGTATGTGCTTGACAACTTTCTGTAATCCGGTTGTCGTTCTTATGCATTTTACTTCACGTTtagcatctgtttgtctcattcAGTATATATTTCTGTGTAGAGATTTAGAGTAGATAGCTATCTAGAACATCTAGGAATGTATCATTTCTAGGCATCTGGCATGGTAAACTCATTTGGTTTCTACGTTTACAATaagaacaaagaaagaatATTGAATCCTAACTTGAATGATCCATATTTCAAAAACAGTAATAACGATTCAAATGTGTGGACCAAACTGACGGGCTACATTCTTCCTCTCTACATGTCTGACTCAAACCGTGACAGCCAACCGgattctcagtttgacgagACAAACGGAGTAGATTGGAAGTGGCCACGTAATGCTAAATATGTTGCCTTACGATTTGGATCGTGTGGTAGTGACAATCAAGCCTCAAAAACGGGCATCGGTCGTAGGAATGTTGAAATTCCTCCTCATCAGCCAACGGCTGATTTGAAAGATATGGAGGGTACAGAGAGTAATGATCTTGGCGCTACTGGTACTAATCAAGAGCTGTTCGACGGTGCTAAAAATACTGACACGCCGGAGAGTGTTATGTCAGTTGCTTCACTTTCTACTGCAGCTACTACGGCAGCTCCTGAAGCTCCTACTGTAGCTTCTACCAAAGATCCTGCTGCAGCTCCTACTGCAGCTCATACTGCAGCTCATACTGCAGCTCATACTGCAGCTCATACTGCAGATCCTGCTGCAGCTCCTACTGCAGATCCTGCTGCAGCTCCTACTGCAGCTCATACTGCAGCTCATACTGCAGATCCTGCTGCAGCTCCTACTGCAGCTCATACTGCAGCTTCTACCGAAGACCCTACTGCAACTCCTACTGCAGATTCTACGGTGGCTTCTGCGGCAGTTCCTACTGTAGCTCCTACGGTAGCTCTTACTACATCTCCTACTGCATCTTCTACTGCGCCTTCTACTGCAACATCTACTTTACCTCCTACTGCACCTCCTACTGCACCTCCTACTGCACCTCCTGCTGCACCTCCTACGGCAC from Corticium candelabrum chromosome 21, ooCorCand1.1, whole genome shotgun sequence encodes the following:
- the LOC134196570 gene encoding uncharacterized protein LOC134196570, with product MKTLCSAVVLLFLHQVYFASAIAMQMGHTSSWMHFGTGHEEVFIDGQMRLAAVCNDSHETQNGECCSISDYIPINPTKGYKFSIYIKSTASGMVNSFGFYVYNKNKERILNPNLNDPYFKNSNNDSNVWTKLTGYILPLYMSDSNRDSQPDSQFDETNGVDWKWPRNAKYVALRFGSCGSDNQASKTGIGRRNVEIPPHQPTADLKDMEGTESNDLGATGTNQELFDGAKNTDTPESVMSVASLSTAATTAAPEAPTVASTKDPAAAPTAAHTAAHTAAHTAAHTADPAAAPTADPAAAPTAAHTAAHTADPAAAPTAAHTAASTEDPTATPTADSTVASAAVPTVAPTVALTTSPTASSTAPSTATSTLPPTAPPTAPPTAPPAAPPTAPPTAPPTAPPTASGEPTVGKTWYWNLSFREFETPLRPEHIGVWTFDVSDFREWESKANYIGKGYVNAHDIHTPIDKMVEQGKKDCYYPWGITHRFEIDSNKSYEFSIWLLSTQIDIHNFLGFRAYDKDENLLTFSLLPSDYKQYYSHVTDKPYFKRSNNDVTKWTRWNGFVLPDGADNIPRYFSKGRTWMWPRGAKYAQLRYGTCYGDGDNQGITYFALPQVVQTDFQP